Within the Thermanaeromonas toyohensis ToBE genome, the region TACATAGAACGTACTGCTGAGCTGGCCAAAGCCGATTTAGTTACCAATATGGTCTATGAATTTCCGGAGCTCCAGGGTATTATGGGATACTACTACGCTACAGCAGATGGGGAGGAAAGGGAAGTTTGTGAAGGGATAAGGCAGCATTATTGGCCCCGTTTTTCTGGGGACCGCATACCAGAGTCCCTTACAGGCATGGTTGTAGGCCTGGCCGATCGATTGGATACGTTGGTGGGTTGCTTTGCTTGTGGCCTTATTCCTACAGGTTCCCAGGATCCCTACGGGTTGCGCCGTCAAGCCCTAGGGATGGTGATCATGGCCGTGGAATTGGGATTAAAATTTTCCCTAACAGAGGCCATTTCTACTGCATATAAGACCTATATGAACGAACGCATTGTGCTCCCCCGGTCCTTAGAAGAGGTTAAAGAAGAACTCATGCAGTTTTTCCGGGGAAGGATGGAATATATCTTAAGCGAAAAAGGAGTACGCTATGATGTGGCAGATGCTGTACTGGCCGTAGGTTGGGATGATTTAGCGGATTCTTATGCTCGGGCCCGCGATCTGGAAACTTTTCGCCAGGAGGGTGATTTCGCCGGTCTTCATACTGCCTTTACCCGGGCCTTTAACCTAGCCCGCCAGGCTCCTGAGAAGGCAGAAGTGCTCGAAGAAAGCTGCTTGACGGAAGAAGCTGAACGAAGATTATACTTGGCCTTACAGGAAGCTAGGGCAAAGGTTCTCCCTTATTTGGCTCAAGGGGATTACCTTAAGGCCCTACAAATTTTAACCTCTTTACGGGAACCTATTGATGTCTTCTTTGATAAGGTTCTTGTTATGGCCCCGGATCCTGAGGTACGGCGCAACCGGTTAGCTCTGCTGCAAGGGGTAACGAACCTTGTGTTGCAGGTGGCTGATTTTTCCCGCCTGGTTCCTGCATAGTGAAATTTTTCGATCCTTAAGAAGGAAAAAGGCTGGTAATGTTGTATACGTTATCATGTATACAACTGTGCCGGCGGGTGATTTGAGGGTGGTGACGCCGTGCAACTTTCGCCGCGGCAGGAAAAGATTGTGGAGATTGTCAAGCGCCATGGCCCTATTACCAGCCACCAGATTGCGGAAATGCTTAATTTGACTAGGGCAGCCTTGCGGCCTGATTTGGCTATCTTGACCATGTCAGGTATACTAGAAGCCCGGCCTCGAGTGGGATATTTTTACCAGGGGAGACCCGCCCGGGCCCTGGTAGCCGAGGAACTAAAAAAAATAAAAGTGGGAGATGTAAAGGGGTTACCTAAAGTCATAAGATACGATGCTTCAGTATATGATGCCATAGTGACCTTATTTTTGGAAGATGTAGGGACGCTTATGGTGGTAGATAGCGAGGGCCATCTAGAGGGGGTAGTATCTCGTAAGGACTTACTTAAGGCGGCAATAGGTGGCACTGCCAATCTACAGACCATGCCGGTTTCTGTAGTTATGACCCGTATGCCTAACATTATCTGCACCACCCCTGAAGAAAGCGTCCTGACTGCAGCCCAAAAAATAATTGAGCATGAAGTAGATGCCCTGCCGGTAGTGCGCCCAGTGGCGGGTAAAGAAAAAAAATTGGAGGTTATCGGCCGGATCACTAAAACCACCATCACTCGCCTATTTGTAGAACTGGGCACGGCCGACAGGTAGAAAGGGGGGCTCCACCATCGGAGTCATATATGTTGTTTCCGACTCCTTAGGTGAAACCGCCGAATATGTGGCCCGGGCGGCAGCCAGTCAGTTTGACGGGAGTGACTTCGACATCCGCCGGATCCCTTATGTAACTGAGCTAGAGCACTTAGAAGAAATAGTGAACGCCGCAGCCCAGGAAAAAGGGATCATTGCCTTCACCTTAGTGCTTCCGGAACTTAAAAGAAGGCTTCTTGAGCTGGCTGGTGAATATAAAGTGCCGGCGGTGGACTTACTTGGGCCTATGCTAGAAGCCATTGCTACAGTTACTGGCAA harbors:
- a CDS encoding helix-turn-helix transcriptional regulator, with product MQLSPRQEKIVEIVKRHGPITSHQIAEMLNLTRAALRPDLAILTMSGILEARPRVGYFYQGRPARALVAEELKKIKVGDVKGLPKVIRYDASVYDAIVTLFLEDVGTLMVVDSEGHLEGVVSRKDLLKAAIGGTANLQTMPVSVVMTRMPNIICTTPEESVLTAAQKIIEHEVDALPVVRPVAGKEKKLEVIGRITKTTITRLFVELGTADR